Proteins from a genomic interval of Bifidobacterium longum subsp. infantis ATCC 15697 = JCM 1222 = DSM 20088:
- a CDS encoding DUF3841 domain-containing protein, protein MYSFQRWPDVRAAFDRFGSYTPSWSAARRQAIADDGDEDWWNAISPAYRWMMGEMEHKGMPRPDPDAAPLWAWARWVDSKGRAHTRPDRRYPGFRNQYDGLELLHLRVDESRVLCTDFDQYHCVISRWPCAPLDAGTWPPAEYDRWLDEHWDDPAEKKRLQYRENAIVDPAHLPDRWIQACLWTITPHDVVDIRPACGKPDTIGDHG, encoded by the coding sequence TTGTATTCGTTCCAGCGGTGGCCGGATGTCAGAGCCGCTTTCGACCGGTTCGGCTCGTACACGCCCTCATGGTCGGCCGCACGCCGGCAGGCCATCGCCGATGACGGGGATGAGGACTGGTGGAACGCGATTTCGCCCGCCTACCGGTGGATGATGGGCGAAATGGAACACAAGGGCATGCCGCGACCGGACCCGGACGCGGCCCCATTGTGGGCGTGGGCCCGCTGGGTCGATTCGAAAGGCAGGGCGCATACGCGTCCCGACCGACGGTATCCCGGCTTCCGCAACCAGTACGACGGATTGGAGCTCCTGCACCTGCGGGTCGATGAGAGCCGCGTGCTCTGCACGGATTTCGACCAGTACCATTGCGTCATCAGCCGGTGGCCGTGCGCCCCGTTGGACGCCGGCACATGGCCGCCCGCCGAGTACGACCGGTGGCTGGACGAGCATTGGGACGATCCGGCCGAAAAGAAACGGCTCCAGTACAGGGAGAACGCGATCGTGGATCCTGCGCATCTGCCGGACCGGTGGATCCAGGCCTGCCTATGGACGATCACGCCGCATGATGTGGTCGATATCCGACCGGCATGCGGGAAACCGGATACCATTGGGGATCATGGATGA
- a CDS encoding ATP-grasp domain-containing protein: MTGWLIDINPRECPPDVMDAPEAYRAAWERHVGEAVPGDGDPEDWREQAARLEAAVRVLPDPHVRVAGRPYEGPDPMTLAHYGTVMLRPYMDQLSLPPSNADRYDLMPALRPHLGRDARSVACDGDMIDTAVHGMLDRHPGSGVVVKFMLRDKRLPLAFIDPDGTFMQSDEYGGRPERIPFAAWRWAGYDLALFEGEPDAVLVQQKTRMRYEYRIHVIGGQPACGAGCVERFTPADNTGERYDPRMEETRNNGRIESHPDIARLYEAFAHEVAHAIRDEVSGPYVIDLYLDDAGRPHVIELNGQSNSGLYALDMDALLTAVGDNPAQFMPDPKRTATPGCLGVREEKTI; the protein is encoded by the coding sequence TTGACCGGCTGGCTCATCGACATCAACCCCCGGGAATGCCCGCCCGACGTGATGGACGCGCCGGAAGCGTACCGCGCCGCATGGGAACGGCATGTAGGCGAGGCCGTGCCGGGCGACGGCGATCCGGAGGATTGGCGCGAACAGGCGGCGCGCCTGGAAGCCGCCGTCCGTGTTCTCCCCGACCCCCATGTGCGGGTGGCGGGCCGGCCGTACGAGGGGCCGGATCCGATGACGCTCGCCCACTACGGCACGGTCATGCTCCGACCGTATATGGATCAGCTTTCCCTGCCGCCGTCGAATGCGGACAGGTATGACCTCATGCCCGCGCTGCGCCCGCATCTGGGGCGCGACGCGCGATCGGTCGCCTGTGACGGGGACATGATCGACACGGCGGTGCATGGCATGCTCGACCGGCATCCCGGTTCGGGCGTGGTCGTCAAGTTCATGCTCAGGGACAAACGGCTGCCGCTCGCGTTCATCGACCCGGACGGCACGTTCATGCAATCGGATGAATACGGCGGGAGGCCGGAGCGCATCCCGTTCGCCGCCTGGCGTTGGGCGGGCTATGACCTCGCCCTGTTCGAGGGCGAGCCGGACGCGGTGCTCGTCCAGCAAAAGACGCGCATGCGATACGAATACCGGATACACGTGATCGGCGGCCAGCCGGCGTGCGGGGCGGGCTGCGTCGAACGGTTCACGCCCGCCGACAACACGGGCGAACGGTACGATCCGCGCATGGAGGAGACCCGCAACAATGGGCGCATCGAATCGCATCCCGACATCGCACGGTTGTATGAGGCGTTCGCGCACGAGGTCGCGCACGCGATACGCGATGAGGTGTCCGGCCCGTACGTCATCGACCTGTATCTGGATGATGCCGGGCGGCCCCACGTGATTGAACTGAACGGACAGTCGAACAGCGGGCTGTACGCGCTCGACATGGACGCATTGCTGACGGCGGTCGGGGATAATCCGGCTCAGTTCATGCCCGACCCGAAACGGACGGCGACGCCCGGCTGCCTGGGAGTCAGGGAGGAGAAGACGATCTGA
- a CDS encoding Lar family restriction alleviation protein — translation METTRIWDSRNSRHATIEHETLRPCPFCGGTPRIDDDVDDTTERYTVRCNCGGSMPGRYVPFDPSFQARVTCLYSAVERWNRRG, via the coding sequence ATGGAGACCACGAGAATCTGGGATTCCCGCAACAGCAGGCATGCGACGATTGAACACGAGACGTTGAGACCATGCCCGTTCTGCGGCGGCACGCCACGAATCGACGATGATGTGGACGATACGACGGAACGGTACACGGTGCGCTGCAACTGCGGCGGGAGCATGCCGGGCCGGTACGTTCCGTTCGACCCATCGTTCCAGGCCCGTGTCACCTGTCTGTATTCGGCGGTCGAACGCTGGAACAGGAGGGGCTGA